A part of Kryptolebias marmoratus isolate JLee-2015 linkage group LG8, ASM164957v2, whole genome shotgun sequence genomic DNA contains:
- the nr4a1 gene encoding nuclear receptor subfamily 4 group A member 1 yields MVAGRLLTARTLTDSFAAMTCIHPQYGSQFYENGISGSELQSTDFISRLIADPSGSPRDHLSAPPLPSIGSLVGTPADFEAYSCQFTTAPAHVAPASGQESPFPLDEPQVYGCYTGPFMLSYLDEASGSDYFGSPASASSPSTPGYQTQHVSNWDSAFGSYSTSPGFWMPEDTSVPHTPSFFTFGSGSGEDMPHLGQALLREQESFAVAHPHSSALTFPPMAMEQACGIDGTKQLDGSLSPKLKSGSEGSCAVCGDHASCQHYGVRTCEGCKGFFKRTVQKNSKYVCLANKDCPVDKKRRNRCQFCRFQKCLTVGMVKEVVRTDSLKGRRGRLPSKPKAVRDVTTTASPVSLISSLVRAHIESNPSDVSLDYSKYFEHEVSLDQKEDVGDIRQFYDLLTASFEVIRKWAKDVPGFSDFCSEDQELLLESALVELFILRLAYRSDPEMKKLVFCDGTVLHRTQCVRGFGDWVDSILEFSRSLHRMKLSDSSFVCLTALVIITDRHGLKEPRRVEDLQSQLITCLKDQVSGCGSEFLQPNYLSRLLGKLPELRTLCTQGFQRLFYLKLEDLVPQPPIVEKILMDTLPF; encoded by the exons ATGGTCGCTGGTAGACTGCTCACAGCTCGAACCCTCACTGACAG TTTTGCAGCCATGACGTGCATACACCCCCAGTATGGATCTCAGTTCTACGAGAACGGCATCAGCGGCTCAGAGCTCCAGAGCACAGACTTCATCTCCAGGCTGATTGCGGACCCGAGCGGCAGCCCGCGGGACCACCTCTCAGCGCCGCCCCTGCCGAGCATCGGCTCCCTGGTGGGCACCCCTGCGGACTTTGAGGCGTACTCGTGCCAGTTCACTACAGCCCCCGCTCACGTAGCCCCCGCCTCGGGCCAGGAGAGCCCCTTCCCGCTGGACGAACCCCAGGTTTACGGCTGTTACACGGGACCCTTTATGCTGAGTTACCTTGACGAGGCCAGCGGGTCGGACTATTTTGGCAGCCCAGCTTCGGCCTCGTCTCCTTCGACGCCCGGGTACCAGACCCAGCATGTGTCTAACTGGGATTCGGCCTTCGGGTCGTACTCGACCAGCCCTGGATTCTGGATGCCCGAGGACACTTCGGTACCACACACGCCCTCTTTTTTCACGTTCGGGTCAGGATCCGGGGAGGACATGCCTCATTTGGGTCAAGCCCTTTTGAGAGAGCAGGAATCTTTTGCTGTGGCTCATCCTCACTCCTCTGCGTTGACCTTCCCCCCCATGGCGATGGAGCAAGCATGTGGTATTGATGGCACCAAACAGCTGGATGGAAGCTTATCGCCCAAGTTAAAGAGTGGAAGCGAGGGCAGCTGTGCCGTGTGTGGAGACCATGCCTCCTGTCAGCACTATGGGGTCCGCACCTGTGAGGGCTGCAAAGGGTTTTTCAAG CGCACAGTCCAGAAAAATTCCAAATACGTCTGCCTCGCCAACAAAGACTGTCCTGTGGACAAGAAGAGGCGGAACCGATGCCAGTTCTGCCGCTTCCAGAAGTGCCTCACAGTGGGGATGGTCAAAGAAG TTGTGAGAACAGATAGTCTGAAAGGACGAAGGGGTCGTCTGCCTTCAAAGCCTAAAGCCGTCCGAGACGTGACAACCACTGCGTCTCCAGTGAGCCTGATCTCTTCTCTTGTGAGGGCCCACATCGAGTCAAATCCCAGCGACGTGTCCCTGGATTATTCTAAG tattttgaaCATGAAGTCAGcttggaccagaaggaggatgTTGGTGACATCAGACAGTTTTACGACCTCCTCACAGCCTCCTTTGAGGTCATCAGGAAGTGGGCGAAGGATGTCCCGGGTTTCTCTGACTTCTGCTCAGAGGATCAGGAACTCCTGCTGGAATCTGCGTTAGTTGAACTCTTCATCCTGCGCCTCGCATACCG gTCTGACCCTGAAATGAAGAAGCTCGTCTTCTGCGACGGGACAGTACTTCACAGGACCCAGTGCGTCCGAGGCTTCGGGGACTGGGTCGACTCCATCTTGGAGTTTTCCCGAAGTCTTCATCGCATGAAGCTGAGCGACTCCTCCTTCGTCTGTCTCACAGCTCTGGTCATTATCACTG acagGCACGGCCTTAAGGAGCCGAGACGCGTGGAGGACTTGCAGAGCCAGCTCATCACCTGCCTTAAAGACCAGGTTTCTGGCTGTGGCTCTGAGTTCTTGCAGCCCAACTACCTGTCCAGACTTCTGGGGAAGCTGCCCGAGCTCAGGACTCTGTGCACGCAGGGCTTCCAGCGCCTCTTTTACCTGAAACTGGAGGATCTTGTTCCGCAACCCCCGATTGTGGAGAAAATCTTAATGGACACGCTACCGTTTTAA
- the zgc:56699 gene encoding gametocyte-specific factor 1 translates to MASTIRFGSTSDPCRLVPLDRAQQAEADGNCDPEKLLQCPFDKNHQIRACRFPYHLIKCRKNHPKLAKELKTCPFNARHLVPQHELTYHSQTCEDRISVDTEDAESTNRHWHVPVSTWVNPNMSEDWDKEVDDDAASPFVWGVTTVQNNGLDARPTNNLRSSFRAPATLPWSSYEQ, encoded by the exons ATGGCCTCCACCATCAGATTTGGAAGCACCAGTGACCCATGCAGGCTTGTTCCTCTGGACCGGGCCCAGCAGGCGGAGGCAGATG GTAACTGTGACCCAGAAAAGCTTCTTCAGTGTCCGTTTGACAAGAACCACCAAATACGAGCCTGCCGCTTTCCATATCACCTCATCAAATGCCGCAAG AACCACCCAAAACTGGCCAAGGAGCTGAAAACCTGCCCCTTCAACGCCCGCCACCTGGTTCCCCAGCATGAGCTGACCTACCACAGTCAGACCTGCGAGGACCGGATTTCTGTGGACACTGAAGACG ctgaaagcaCAAATAGACATTGGCATGTTCCAGTCAGCACATGGGTCAACCCAAACATGTCTGAGGACTGGGACAAAG AGGTGGATGATGATGCTGCTTCTCCTTTTGTGTGGGGGGTGACCACAGTGCAGAATAACGG gctgGACGCGAGGCCCACCAACAACCTCCGTTCAAGTTTTAGAGCGCCCGCTACCCTCCCATGGTCTAGTTATGAGCAGTAA